A section of the Oncorhynchus tshawytscha isolate Ot180627B linkage group LG09, Otsh_v2.0, whole genome shotgun sequence genome encodes:
- the LOC112214618 gene encoding neuropeptide-like protein C4orf48 homolog: MVSSGYLQAVMLLLAVQLLCFRPSDAEQEAGTVIPAESRPCVDCHAFEFMQRALQDLKKTAFNLDARTETLVLRAERRALCDCMPTNTLR; encoded by the exons ATGGTATCGAGCGGCTATTTGCAAGCGGTGATGCTGCTATTAGCGGTGCAGCTCTTGTGTTTTAGGCCAAGTGATGCTGAGCAGGAGGCAGGGACGGTAATCCCTGCTGAAA GTCGTCCCTGTGTGGACTGTCATGCATTTGAATTCATGCAGAGGGCACTACAAGACCTTAAGAAGACTGCTTTCAACCTTGATGCCCGG ACTGAGACTCTGGTGTTGAGGGCAGAGAGGCGAGCCCTGTGTGACTGCATGCCCACTAATACCCTGCGCTGA